A single genomic interval of Deinococcus yavapaiensis KR-236 harbors:
- a CDS encoding ketopantoate reductase family protein → RVVKVLIWGAGAIGGTIGAYLVRAGHDVTFVDRDADHVRAIREEGLAIEGPIDTFTVRAPAFTPDEVRGEWAHVLLCTKAHDTASAARALKPHVTPDGCVVSVQNGLNPLILNETFGEAHVLGSFVNFGADYLRPGVIHYGGRGAVVIGEQDGRISERARALHAALRQFDEHAVLSPNVFGYLWSKLGYGALLFATAVTNDAIADALANEEDRPLYVALGREVMRVALAHGVTPEAFNGFDPAAFLPDSGDARANASMNDMVAFNRKSAKTHSGIWRDLAVRKRRTEVDAQLGWVVHFGREHGLQTPITARLVELVHDIEDGRRELSRANLDELRSLVRVGSSV, encoded by the coding sequence CGTGTCGTGAAGGTGCTGATCTGGGGCGCGGGCGCCATCGGCGGCACGATCGGCGCGTACCTCGTGCGCGCCGGACACGACGTGACCTTCGTGGATCGCGACGCCGACCACGTGCGGGCCATTCGAGAAGAAGGACTCGCGATCGAGGGTCCCATCGACACGTTCACGGTGCGCGCCCCCGCCTTCACGCCCGACGAGGTACGAGGCGAGTGGGCGCACGTCCTGCTGTGCACGAAAGCGCATGACACCGCCTCGGCCGCGCGAGCCCTCAAGCCTCACGTCACGCCTGACGGGTGCGTCGTGTCCGTGCAGAACGGCCTGAATCCGCTCATCCTCAACGAGACGTTCGGCGAGGCGCACGTCTTGGGAAGCTTCGTGAACTTCGGGGCGGATTACTTGCGGCCGGGCGTCATCCACTACGGTGGGCGCGGCGCGGTCGTGATCGGCGAGCAGGACGGACGGATCAGCGAGCGGGCGCGCGCGTTGCACGCGGCCTTGCGGCAGTTCGACGAGCACGCCGTCTTGAGCCCCAACGTCTTCGGGTACTTGTGGAGCAAGCTCGGGTACGGCGCGTTGCTGTTCGCCACGGCCGTCACGAACGACGCGATCGCCGACGCCCTCGCCAACGAGGAGGATCGCCCGCTGTACGTGGCGCTCGGACGCGAGGTGATGCGCGTCGCCCTCGCGCACGGCGTGACGCCCGAGGCTTTCAACGGCTTCGATCCCGCCGCGTTCCTGCCGGACAGCGGCGACGCGCGGGCGAACGCCTCCATGAACGACATGGTCGCGTTCAACCGCAAAAGCGCCAAGACGCACAGCGGCATCTGGCGTGACCTCGCCGTGCGCAAGCGCCGCACGGAAGTCGACGCGCAACTTGGCTGGGTGGTGCATTTCGGTCGCGAGCACGGCTTGCAGACGCCCATCACGGCGCGCCTCGTGGAGCTCGTGCACGACATCGAGGACGGACGGCGCGAACTGAGCCGCGCGAACCTCGACGAACTTCGAAGCCTCGTGAGGGTCGGGAGTTCCGTGTGA
- a CDS encoding RraA family protein — MSDVTDALRSLLVDGDLTCLVSDALDRGGAMGAAVRSVWSGARFVGEAVTVRTFGTDLSAVFDAIQAAGPGSVVVIDSHGVTNAAFWGERTTRAAMARGLVGAVIDGACRDVTAIGKLGFPVFSTAITPNAGLPGGRGAVNVPVAVGGMTVRPGDVLVGDENGVVVIPLERQGEVLGKVRAQMEAERLAFQAADRGESAPPEGNERTVSK, encoded by the coding sequence GTGAGCGATGTGACGGACGCTTTGCGAAGCCTGCTCGTCGACGGGGACTTGACGTGCCTCGTGAGCGACGCGCTTGACCGAGGCGGCGCGATGGGCGCGGCGGTGCGTTCGGTGTGGAGCGGGGCGCGCTTCGTGGGCGAGGCGGTTACGGTGCGGACCTTCGGAACGGACCTCAGTGCCGTCTTCGACGCAATTCAGGCGGCCGGGCCGGGAAGCGTCGTCGTGATCGATTCGCACGGCGTCACGAACGCCGCCTTTTGGGGCGAGCGGACGACGCGCGCCGCGATGGCGCGCGGTCTCGTCGGAGCGGTCATCGACGGAGCGTGCCGTGATGTCACGGCGATCGGAAAGCTCGGCTTTCCGGTGTTCTCCACGGCGATCACGCCGAACGCGGGTTTGCCGGGAGGACGCGGCGCCGTGAACGTGCCGGTCGCGGTGGGCGGAATGACCGTGCGGCCGGGAGACGTGCTGGTCGGAGACGAGAACGGCGTCGTCGTGATTCCCCTCGAACGGCAAGGCGAGGTGCTGGGCAAGGTGCGCGCGCAAATGGAAGCGGAGCGGCTCGCGTTTCAAGCGGCCGATCGAGGCGAGAGCGCGCCGCCCGAAGGCAATGAAAGGACGGTCTCGAAGTGA